In Henriciella litoralis, the genomic window CTGAAATCATGGCGGCGCGGGAAGCTTACATTTCCGGGCGGCGAGGCATTGGCGAATTGACCGCCACGGCGCAAGGCGCTGTCTCGCTCTGGGAGAGCGGGCTATCGCTTGCCGATGTGAAGGGCACTGATTTACTGGACCGCCGATCCCTTGCCCTTTCTGGCCGTTCGCTCGCCTTGCGAGGCGAAGCGTTGTTCCTGATCCGGGATGACGGGCTTGTGCCATGCAGCGATTGGGACTTGCGCACGCGCAATGCGAGGCCGACCGCTTATCGTGTTTCAGTTTCCGAGGCAGGAGGCGGGCGAACCGAAACGGCGCTGGCCGGTGAGGTGTTGCACTTCCGAATCGGCTGCGATGTGGCCGCGCCTTATTATGGCACCGCACCGCTGAAACGTGCGCAACTCACCGCCGGTCTGTTGAACGCCGTCGAAACGGCGTTGGCAGAAATTTACGAGACGGCCCCGCTGGCGTCCCTTATTGTGCCATTTCCGGAAGCCCCGGAAACCGATCTTGAGGGCATGGCGCGCGGCTTTCGTGGCAATCGCGGCAAGGTGCTCATTCGCGAATCGGTAAACGTCGCTGCGGCGGGCGGACCCGCACCGATGCAGGATTGGAAGCCGCACGATCTAAGCCCGGACCTGTCGAAGACGATGACGACCGAAACGCTGGGCGCGGCCCGCGATGCGATCAATACCGCTTTCGGCGTGCTGCCCGGCCTGGTCAATTCAGCATCGACCGGGCCGATGGTTCGAGAGTGTCAGCGGCATCTGGCGCAATGGGTCTTGCAGCCGATGGCGGCCAGCATGGCGGAAGAGGCCAGCAACAAGCTGGGCGAAAGGGTTTCACTCGACGTAATGCGGCCCTTGCAGGCTTTCGATGCGGGCGGACGTGCCCGCGCAATCACCGCGATCATTGGTGCGCTGGTGCAAGCCAAAGTGGCCGGTGTTGATCCGACTGACGCCATGAAAATGGTCGACTGGGGGAACGAATACTGAGACCGGGCTGGCCGCCCTGCGGTTTTTAACAGTCACCGCGAAAGGCCGGGATCAGTCAGACAGTGCCCGGCATGGTCTTGCCACAAACCCTGAAAGGACGCGGCGGAATTTCCTTTCCCGCGCGGCGTCCATATCCTCTATCAAAAGGGATTAGATCAATGCCTAGCGGCTCGAATCGTGTGACTAGAGTACTCCCGTAATGTCGAGGCTACTATGAAAGTTCACCTGCTTGTTTGTCCTGAAAAAGGCGAGAAACCCGAATATACATTTGCGATGGAGATGCCATCTTTGCCGCATTCTGGTGATTATCTCAGCGTTTTAAGAATTGACCCAAAGACCAAAGAAGCCTTGACCGACGAAAGCGGGCAATTGCAGTTCGAAAGTTACGTAGTGGTTCGACGGCGGTTTGTTTGTCATTTTCCTGACGATGGAAAAATCTATAATAATCAGGGTCAGGGCTTCACGGATGACGTTGGCATAGAGCTGCGCCCGGCGAAGAGCTACTACACTGCACAGAATTTCGAGAAGTTCTTGAGCGCCGATTCCGAAAAGTGGGAATGGGGATAACTCTAACTACAAATGTTTGGCAGTAAGAATGGCGGGTGGCAGAATGCCATATAATTTAATGCATTAAATACAACGCATTATGGGCGCATGTGGCGGGCCGTGCGGGATGAAGGTGGGCACTATTGCTACGCGATAGCACTATGATGACATTAACATTTTCGGTTGTTGGCTGGAATGGAAGCCATTTGATACGGAGGTCGCAGGGTGTCCACACATGATCCAGGAGGAGCCGCGCAGAGGCGGGAAAAATTCTTCGGAAGGACGGTTTCAAGGTCCGGCAGGTGTCGTCCAAGTCACCCGGCGTTAGCCGGGAACAAGGGGCGAGGCACTTCATTTGGAAATGGAAAGAACTTCTACTGGCCGGCTGCGGCTTCATCGCGTATCACCATTACTGATGAATTGACCTGATGCAGGACGCTTGACGGGGGTGCCCAATGGAATCGAGGCTGGCCACAAGCTTTGAGGACTTAAAAAGGTGTATTGCAGGGGAAAGGTGACACCCGACGTCTGGTCACCTCTCGGCGCCAAAAGCGTCTCGACGATGAAAAGTGCTGGTGCGCCGATCGGTTTTTAGTCAAGAAAGCGGGACGTGCTTGCGTACTCCTCGCTCG contains:
- a CDS encoding phage portal protein — translated: MWPFKRRVTEETRASGSGFTAEIMAAREAYISGRRGIGELTATAQGAVSLWESGLSLADVKGTDLLDRRSLALSGRSLALRGEALFLIRDDGLVPCSDWDLRTRNARPTAYRVSVSEAGGGRTETALAGEVLHFRIGCDVAAPYYGTAPLKRAQLTAGLLNAVETALAEIYETAPLASLIVPFPEAPETDLEGMARGFRGNRGKVLIRESVNVAAAGGPAPMQDWKPHDLSPDLSKTMTTETLGAARDAINTAFGVLPGLVNSASTGPMVRECQRHLAQWVLQPMAASMAEEASNKLGERVSLDVMRPLQAFDAGGRARAITAIIGALVQAKVAGVDPTDAMKMVDWGNEY